The following coding sequences are from one Humulus lupulus chromosome X, drHumLupu1.1, whole genome shotgun sequence window:
- the LOC133807129 gene encoding clathrin interactor EPSIN 1 isoform X1: MDFMKVFDQTVREIKREVNLKVLKVPEIEQKVLDATDNEPWGPHGSALAEIAQATKKFTECQMVMNVLWTRLTETGKDWRYVYKALTVIEYLVAHGSERAVDDIIEHTFQISSLSSFEYVEPNGKDSGINVRKKAETIVGLLNNKDKIQEVRNKAAANRDKFVGLSSTGISYKSSSTSYGSGSYQSDDRYGGLSSKRDGDRFKDSYRDKDQYEEEKNDKDTYSRTRRGATSENQGSTLTKGSKKYGSLVPAQSSSQPIGNAEDDFDDFDPRGTSTAKPAGSSNQVDLFGGSLIGDLMDAPTPAPSENPAMHSSSSQVDLFADATFVSAPPKVETKTSSQAEVDLFADATFVSAPLQAETGASSQTKIDVDLFGSQPTMSSSASSTVDSFAAFDTVPQPETKSTNAAPTNYNIVDPFAAVPLNNFDDSDPFGAFTSHSDSAPSEPPQNSVNNSSQSQLSGNLSLDSQSSAKKNTFQVKSGIWSDSLSRGLIDLNISAPKKVSLVDVGVVGGLGDGFDESNKGPPTSYYIGKAMGSGSGRSGISSSQAAGADDFFSSLSGQQYQYGGFQK, from the exons ATGGATTTCATGAAGGTTTTTGATCAGACGGTTCGCGAAAT AAAGAGGGAGGTTAATTTGAAGGTCTTGAAGGTTCCGGAGATTGAACAGAAG GTATTGGATGCAACGGACAATGAACCTTGGGGTCCTCATGGCTCTGCACTAGCAGAGATAGCGCAAGCCACTAAGAAGTT TACGGAGTGTCAGATGGTTATGAATGTGTTATGGACAAGATTAACAGAAACCGGCAAAGACTGGCGCTATGTCTATAAG GCGTTAACTGTGATCGAGTATTTGGTGGCACATGGATCTGAACGCGCTGTTGATGACATTATTGAGCATACTTTTCAAATTTCG TCATTATCGAGTTTCGAATATGTTGAGCCAAATGGGAAGGATTCAGGGATTAATGTGAGAAAGAAGGCAGAAACCATCGTGGgtcttttgaataataaagatAAAATACAAGAAGTTAGAAACAAAGCTGCAGCAAACCGTGACAA GTTCGTTGGACTTTCATCTACAGGAATATCTTACAAGTCAAGTTCAACTTCATACGGTAGTGGCAGCTACCAAAGTGATGACCGCTATGGAGGCCTTAGCAGCAAAAGAGATGGTGATAGGTTCAAGGATAGCTATAGAGACAAAGATCaatatgaagaagaaaagaatgaTAAGGATACTTATAGTAGGACACGCCGTGGGGCTACTAGTGAGAACCAAGGAAGCACCTTGACGAAGGGTTCGAAAAAGTACGGCAG TTTAGTTCCTGCTCAAAGCTCAAGCCAGCCTATAGGCAATGCTGAGGATGATTTTGATGACTTTGATCCACGCGGGACTTCCACTGCAA aGCCTGCTGGAAGCTCTAATCAGGTGGATCTGTTTGGGGGAAGTTTGATTGGAGACCTCATGGATGCTCCTACACCTGCTCCATCCGAAAATCCTGCTATGCATAGCAGTTCATCGCAGGTTGATCTGTTTGCTGATGCAACTTTTGTCTCGGCACCACCTAAGGTAGAAACTAAAACAAGTTCTCAAGCTGAg GTTGATCTGTTTGCTGATGCAACCTTTGTATCGGCACCACTTCAGGCTGAAACTGGAGCAAGTTCTCAAACTAAG ATCGATGTTGATCTTTTTGGGTCCCAACCAACCATGTCTTCTTCAGCTTCTTCCACAGTGGACAGTTTTGCAGCCTTTGACACAGTTCCTCAGCCAGAAACCAAGTCCACTAATGCTGCACCAACAAACTATAACATTGTGGATCCCTTTGCTGCAGTTCCGCTTAACAATTTTGATGATTCTGATCCTTTTGGCGCATTCACCTCTCATTCTGATTCAGCACCATCAGAACCTCCCCAAAATTCTGTCAATAACAGCAGTCAAAGTCAGTTGAGTGGAAATCTCTCATTGGACTCACAGTCTTCAGCCAAAAAGAATACTTTCCAAGTGAAATCTGGAATTTGGTCAGATTCACTAAGCCGTGGATTGATCGATCTTAATATATCTGCTC CCAAAAAAGTATCTCTGGTGGACGTCGGGGTCGTGGGTGGATTAGGTGATGGATTTGATGAAAGTAACAAAGGACCCCCAACTTCATATTACATTGGAAAAGCTATGGGTTCAGGGTCCGGACGATCTGGGATTTCATCTTCTCAGGCAGCGGGAGCGGATGATTTTTTCTCGAGCCTCAGTGGTCAACAGTATCAATATGGTGGCTTCCAAAAGTAa
- the LOC133807129 gene encoding clathrin interactor EPSIN 1 isoform X2 has translation MDFMKVFDQTVREIKREVNLKVLKVPEIEQKVLDATDNEPWGPHGSALAEIAQATKKFTECQMVMNVLWTRLTETGKDWRYVYKALTVIEYLVAHGSERAVDDIIEHTFQISSLSSFEYVEPNGKDSGINVRKKAETIVGLLNNKDKIQEVRNKAAANRDKFVGLSSTGISYKSSSTSYGSGSYQSDDRYGGLSSKRDGDRFKDSYRDKDQYEEEKNDKDTYSRTRRGATSENQGSTLTKGSKNLVPAQSSSQPIGNAEDDFDDFDPRGTSTAKPAGSSNQVDLFGGSLIGDLMDAPTPAPSENPAMHSSSSQVDLFADATFVSAPPKVETKTSSQAEVDLFADATFVSAPLQAETGASSQTKIDVDLFGSQPTMSSSASSTVDSFAAFDTVPQPETKSTNAAPTNYNIVDPFAAVPLNNFDDSDPFGAFTSHSDSAPSEPPQNSVNNSSQSQLSGNLSLDSQSSAKKNTFQVKSGIWSDSLSRGLIDLNISAPKKVSLVDVGVVGGLGDGFDESNKGPPTSYYIGKAMGSGSGRSGISSSQAAGADDFFSSLSGQQYQYGGFQK, from the exons ATGGATTTCATGAAGGTTTTTGATCAGACGGTTCGCGAAAT AAAGAGGGAGGTTAATTTGAAGGTCTTGAAGGTTCCGGAGATTGAACAGAAG GTATTGGATGCAACGGACAATGAACCTTGGGGTCCTCATGGCTCTGCACTAGCAGAGATAGCGCAAGCCACTAAGAAGTT TACGGAGTGTCAGATGGTTATGAATGTGTTATGGACAAGATTAACAGAAACCGGCAAAGACTGGCGCTATGTCTATAAG GCGTTAACTGTGATCGAGTATTTGGTGGCACATGGATCTGAACGCGCTGTTGATGACATTATTGAGCATACTTTTCAAATTTCG TCATTATCGAGTTTCGAATATGTTGAGCCAAATGGGAAGGATTCAGGGATTAATGTGAGAAAGAAGGCAGAAACCATCGTGGgtcttttgaataataaagatAAAATACAAGAAGTTAGAAACAAAGCTGCAGCAAACCGTGACAA GTTCGTTGGACTTTCATCTACAGGAATATCTTACAAGTCAAGTTCAACTTCATACGGTAGTGGCAGCTACCAAAGTGATGACCGCTATGGAGGCCTTAGCAGCAAAAGAGATGGTGATAGGTTCAAGGATAGCTATAGAGACAAAGATCaatatgaagaagaaaagaatgaTAAGGATACTTATAGTAGGACACGCCGTGGGGCTACTAGTGAGAACCAAGGAAGCACCTTGACGAAGGGTTCGAAAAA TTTAGTTCCTGCTCAAAGCTCAAGCCAGCCTATAGGCAATGCTGAGGATGATTTTGATGACTTTGATCCACGCGGGACTTCCACTGCAA aGCCTGCTGGAAGCTCTAATCAGGTGGATCTGTTTGGGGGAAGTTTGATTGGAGACCTCATGGATGCTCCTACACCTGCTCCATCCGAAAATCCTGCTATGCATAGCAGTTCATCGCAGGTTGATCTGTTTGCTGATGCAACTTTTGTCTCGGCACCACCTAAGGTAGAAACTAAAACAAGTTCTCAAGCTGAg GTTGATCTGTTTGCTGATGCAACCTTTGTATCGGCACCACTTCAGGCTGAAACTGGAGCAAGTTCTCAAACTAAG ATCGATGTTGATCTTTTTGGGTCCCAACCAACCATGTCTTCTTCAGCTTCTTCCACAGTGGACAGTTTTGCAGCCTTTGACACAGTTCCTCAGCCAGAAACCAAGTCCACTAATGCTGCACCAACAAACTATAACATTGTGGATCCCTTTGCTGCAGTTCCGCTTAACAATTTTGATGATTCTGATCCTTTTGGCGCATTCACCTCTCATTCTGATTCAGCACCATCAGAACCTCCCCAAAATTCTGTCAATAACAGCAGTCAAAGTCAGTTGAGTGGAAATCTCTCATTGGACTCACAGTCTTCAGCCAAAAAGAATACTTTCCAAGTGAAATCTGGAATTTGGTCAGATTCACTAAGCCGTGGATTGATCGATCTTAATATATCTGCTC CCAAAAAAGTATCTCTGGTGGACGTCGGGGTCGTGGGTGGATTAGGTGATGGATTTGATGAAAGTAACAAAGGACCCCCAACTTCATATTACATTGGAAAAGCTATGGGTTCAGGGTCCGGACGATCTGGGATTTCATCTTCTCAGGCAGCGGGAGCGGATGATTTTTTCTCGAGCCTCAGTGGTCAACAGTATCAATATGGTGGCTTCCAAAAGTAa